A genome region from Leifsonia sp. Root112D2 includes the following:
- a CDS encoding bifunctional [glutamine synthetase] adenylyltransferase/[glutamine synthetase]-adenylyl-L-tyrosine phosphorylase, whose protein sequence is MARDPLSLTALAGVGFAQLSVVRERLEQLREASGLTQQQAMPLFAGAADPDAALGAVLELFRSAPDVIAPVFDDSDATRRLLRVLGASDGIAEFFHRHPQELSCLAAEITALPGPEELRIDLLDAVDAHDGIAAATDVEEDAWCALRVRYRRRLAQIASFDLEQDDQVGGLDAVADALSDLAAAAIEASLAVARAQTIGSGPGRFAAEEVRATRFSIIGMGKAGAAELNYVSDVDVIFVAEGDTAEAEEPGGLSNARAVDIATRLAVLTMRGVFAPAIEPGLWDVDPNLRPEGKSGALVRTLDSHVAYYERWAKTWEFQALLKARPLAGDMGLGERYVAALAPLVWNSSSRENFVESVQRMRERVTDNIPDDEVNHQLKLGPGGLRDIEFTVQLLQLVHGQSDDRVRQSGTLPALAALAEYGYIGRVEAADFAQDYRSLRLMEHRLQLRYLRRTHLMPRDEGDLSVLARASGLATGSHALLEKWASIKQRVRGLHERLFYRPLLSAVAAMPSEELNLTNAQAEARLAAIGFRDPAGSLTHIRALTGGVSRRAAIQQHLLPVMLQWFADGADPDYGLVTFRRLSEGLGSTHWFLRMLRDSSGAAQRLTRVLSGSRFVGELLGLIPASVAWLESEEDLRPRSRAVLREETRAILARHDRPDAAATALRTARRREVLRLAFAAILGSSTVEELARGLSDISENIIEGVLGSIRGALDGANEFEFAVIGMGRFGGRELGLGSDADVMYVFRAPEGATDAAHTAAKTIVSELVRLTEDNALPLDLDIDLRPEGKNGPSVRSLDSYRAYYARWSLTWEAQALLRARGVAGDEALQRDFESLADEIRYPAAIDEHAVREVKRIKARVENERLPQGADPARHLKLGRGSLSDVEWLVQLQQLQHGAHIPDLRTTSTLDALAVCAANDLIDDEDALKLHEAWIFASRARSAMTLWTNKTSDVLPVDRLQLDGVARLLEYPPGSASQLEQDYLAVTRRARGVFERLFYGIEDRPEPSTG, encoded by the coding sequence ATGGCTCGTGACCCGCTCTCGCTGACCGCCCTGGCCGGCGTGGGATTCGCGCAGCTGAGCGTGGTGCGTGAGCGGCTCGAGCAGTTACGCGAGGCATCCGGTCTGACGCAGCAACAGGCCATGCCGCTGTTCGCCGGTGCGGCAGATCCGGATGCCGCGCTGGGCGCCGTGCTCGAGTTGTTTCGTTCCGCCCCGGATGTCATCGCCCCCGTCTTCGACGACTCCGACGCCACGAGGCGCCTGCTGCGCGTGCTCGGCGCATCCGACGGAATCGCCGAGTTCTTTCACCGGCATCCGCAGGAACTGTCGTGCCTGGCCGCCGAGATCACGGCGCTGCCCGGCCCCGAGGAACTGAGAATCGATCTGCTCGACGCCGTTGACGCGCACGACGGCATCGCGGCCGCGACCGACGTTGAGGAGGACGCCTGGTGCGCGCTGCGGGTGCGCTATCGGCGGCGATTGGCCCAGATCGCCAGTTTCGACCTGGAACAGGACGACCAGGTCGGCGGGCTCGATGCCGTGGCCGACGCACTTTCCGATCTCGCGGCTGCGGCCATCGAGGCATCGCTCGCGGTGGCACGAGCGCAGACAATCGGCTCCGGTCCCGGGCGTTTCGCCGCGGAAGAGGTGCGTGCGACGCGCTTTTCGATCATCGGCATGGGCAAGGCCGGTGCCGCCGAACTCAACTACGTCAGCGACGTCGACGTGATCTTCGTCGCGGAGGGCGATACGGCCGAGGCGGAAGAGCCAGGAGGCCTCAGCAACGCGCGTGCCGTCGACATCGCCACGCGACTTGCCGTGCTCACCATGCGCGGGGTCTTCGCGCCCGCCATCGAGCCGGGCCTGTGGGATGTCGACCCGAATCTGCGCCCTGAGGGAAAGAGCGGCGCCCTGGTGCGCACCCTCGACTCGCACGTGGCGTACTACGAGCGCTGGGCCAAGACCTGGGAGTTCCAGGCGCTGCTCAAGGCGCGACCGCTGGCCGGCGACATGGGGCTCGGTGAGCGCTATGTCGCAGCCCTCGCGCCGCTCGTCTGGAACAGCTCCTCCCGCGAGAACTTCGTCGAGTCCGTGCAGCGCATGCGCGAGCGGGTGACCGACAACATCCCCGACGACGAGGTGAACCACCAGCTCAAGCTCGGGCCGGGGGGCCTGCGTGACATCGAGTTCACGGTGCAGCTGTTGCAGCTCGTGCATGGTCAGAGCGACGATCGTGTTCGGCAGAGCGGCACGCTGCCCGCACTGGCCGCCCTCGCCGAATACGGCTACATCGGCCGGGTCGAGGCCGCGGACTTCGCGCAGGACTACCGCAGCCTGCGACTGATGGAGCATCGGCTGCAGCTGCGCTACCTGCGTCGTACGCACCTGATGCCGCGCGATGAGGGGGATCTGAGTGTGCTGGCGCGCGCATCCGGCCTGGCAACGGGCTCGCACGCGCTGCTGGAGAAGTGGGCGAGCATCAAGCAGCGTGTACGCGGCCTGCACGAACGGTTGTTCTATCGGCCGCTGCTCTCGGCGGTCGCGGCGATGCCGAGCGAGGAACTCAACCTCACGAACGCGCAGGCCGAGGCCCGGCTCGCCGCGATCGGCTTTCGTGATCCGGCGGGGAGTCTCACGCACATTCGGGCGCTGACCGGCGGAGTCTCGCGCCGGGCCGCCATCCAGCAGCACCTGCTGCCGGTGATGCTGCAATGGTTCGCCGACGGCGCTGATCCCGACTACGGTCTCGTGACGTTTCGCCGGCTCAGCGAGGGCCTCGGCTCCACGCACTGGTTCCTGCGCATGCTGCGCGACTCGAGCGGGGCAGCGCAGCGTCTGACGCGGGTGCTCTCGGGTTCTCGTTTCGTTGGCGAGCTGCTCGGACTCATCCCAGCCTCCGTCGCCTGGCTCGAAAGTGAGGAAGACCTGCGACCGCGTTCGCGCGCGGTGCTGCGCGAAGAGACCCGAGCCATTCTCGCCCGTCATGACAGGCCGGATGCCGCGGCAACGGCACTGCGCACCGCCCGCCGCCGCGAGGTGTTGCGGCTCGCTTTCGCCGCGATCCTCGGTTCCAGCACCGTCGAGGAACTGGCGCGAGGCCTGAGCGATATCTCGGAGAACATCATCGAGGGGGTGCTCGGCTCCATCAGGGGCGCGCTTGACGGAGCGAACGAGTTCGAGTTCGCCGTGATAGGCATGGGGCGCTTCGGAGGCCGTGAACTCGGTCTCGGCTCGGACGCCGACGTGATGTACGTGTTCAGGGCGCCCGAGGGGGCGACGGATGCGGCGCACACCGCCGCGAAGACCATCGTGAGCGAGCTGGTGCGCCTCACCGAGGACAACGCACTGCCGCTTGATCTGGACATCGATCTGCGCCCCGAAGGCAAGAATGGGCCGTCCGTGCGCTCCCTCGACTCCTACCGCGCGTATTACGCGCGCTGGTCGCTCACCTGGGAGGCCCAGGCACTGCTGCGGGCGAGGGGGGTCGCGGGGGACGAGGCGCTGCAACGCGACTTCGAGTCGCTGGCCGACGAGATTCGCTACCCCGCCGCGATCGATGAGCATGCGGTGCGCGAGGTGAAGCGCATCAAGGCGAGGGTCGAGAATGAACGGCTGCCCCAGGGCGCCGATCCGGCCCGACACCTGAAGCTCGGCCGCGGCTCGCTCAGCGACGTGGAGTGGCTCGTACAGCTGCAGCAGCTGCAGCACGGCGCGCACATTCCTGACCTTCGAACCACGTCGACCCTGGATGCCCTCGCCGTGTGCGCCGCCAACGATCTCATCGACGACGAGGATGCGCTCAAGCTGCACGAGGCATGGATCTTCGCCTCGCGTGCGCGCTCAGCCATGACCCTGTGGACGAACAAGACCTCCGACGTACTTCCGGTGGATCGCCTGCAGCTCGATGGCGTGGCACGCCTGCTCGAGTACCCGCCCGGATCGGCCTCACAGCTGGAGCAGGACTATCTCGCCGTCACCCGGCGGGCTCGCGGTGTCTTCGAGCGCCTCTTCTACGGCATCGAAGACCGCCCGGAGCCGTCAACGGGCTAA
- the glnA gene encoding type I glutamate--ammonia ligase produces MFRDSSEVLAFIKDTDVKFLDIRFTDLPGVQQHFNIPAATVDEEFFSVGQLFDGSSIRGFASIHESDMQLIPDVSTAYVDPFRAERTLIMVFDIYNPRNGEIYAKDPRQVAKKAEKYLASTGIADTAFFAPEAEFYIFDDVRYEVNQHSSFYSVDSEEGAWNSGRAEEGGNLANKTPFKGGYFPVSPVDKQADLRDDISLKLIDAGLILERAHHEVGTGGQAEINYRFDTMVAAADDILKFKYIVKNTANEWGKTATFMPKPLFGDNGSGMHTHQSLWSDGKPLFYDEAGYGGLSDLARWYIGGLLKHAPAVLAFTNPSVNSFRRLVPGFEAPVNLVYSAGNRSACIRIPITGTNPKAKRIEFRVPDGASNPYLAFAAQLMAGLDGIKNRIEPHEPVDKDLYELPPEEAKNIPQLPATLEAALDALEADHDFLTAGGVFSQELIETWIDYKREKEIKPLAQRPHPFEYELYYGV; encoded by the coding sequence ATGTTCCGTGATTCATCCGAGGTGCTCGCCTTCATCAAGGACACGGATGTCAAATTCCTCGACATTCGCTTCACCGATCTTCCCGGTGTCCAGCAGCACTTCAACATTCCCGCCGCGACCGTCGACGAGGAGTTCTTCTCGGTGGGGCAGCTTTTCGACGGCTCGTCGATTCGAGGCTTCGCCTCCATTCACGAGTCTGACATGCAGCTGATTCCGGATGTCTCCACCGCCTACGTCGACCCGTTCCGTGCCGAGCGCACGCTGATCATGGTCTTCGACATTTACAACCCGCGTAACGGCGAGATCTACGCGAAGGACCCGCGCCAGGTGGCCAAGAAGGCCGAGAAGTACCTGGCATCCACCGGCATCGCCGACACCGCGTTCTTCGCACCGGAGGCCGAGTTCTACATCTTTGACGACGTGCGTTATGAGGTGAACCAGCACTCCAGCTTCTACAGCGTCGACTCCGAGGAGGGCGCCTGGAACTCGGGCCGTGCCGAAGAGGGCGGCAACCTCGCCAACAAGACCCCGTTCAAGGGCGGCTACTTTCCCGTCAGTCCCGTGGACAAGCAGGCGGACCTGCGCGACGACATCAGCCTCAAGCTGATCGACGCCGGCCTGATCCTGGAGCGTGCACACCATGAGGTCGGCACCGGCGGACAGGCGGAGATCAACTACCGCTTCGACACCATGGTCGCCGCGGCAGACGACATCCTGAAGTTCAAATACATCGTCAAGAACACGGCGAACGAGTGGGGCAAGACCGCCACCTTCATGCCGAAGCCGCTCTTCGGCGACAACGGTTCGGGCATGCACACCCACCAGTCGCTGTGGAGCGACGGCAAGCCGCTGTTCTACGATGAGGCCGGCTACGGTGGCCTGTCAGACCTGGCGCGCTGGTACATCGGCGGCCTGCTCAAGCACGCCCCGGCGGTGCTCGCGTTCACGAACCCGTCCGTCAACTCGTTCCGTCGCCTCGTGCCCGGCTTTGAGGCGCCCGTCAACCTGGTGTACTCGGCCGGCAACCGCTCGGCGTGCATCCGCATCCCGATCACGGGAACGAACCCGAAGGCCAAGCGCATCGAGTTCCGCGTGCCGGATGGCGCCAGCAACCCGTACCTGGCGTTCGCTGCGCAGCTGATGGCCGGCCTCGATGGCATCAAGAACCGCATCGAGCCCCACGAGCCCGTTGACAAGGACCTGTACGAGTTGCCCCCCGAGGAAGCGAAGAACATTCCGCAGCTTCCTGCCACGCTTGAGGCTGCGCTCGACGCTCTCGAGGCCGACCACGACTTCCTCACCGCGGGCGGCGTGTTCAGCCAGGAGCTCATCGAGACGTGGATCGATTACAAGCGTGAGAAGGAGATCAAGCCTCTCGCCCAGCGCCCGCACCCCTTCGAGTACGAGCTGTACTACGGTGTGTAG
- a CDS encoding RDD family protein, with product MTIAPSRFPGERLGIPEHGRGSVARPGRRIGALAIDWAIATLISYAFFSGQSWLTLNSWATSSIFVAMQIVFIPTIGGGIGHRLVGLRVIALRGGWVGLWRPIVRSILLGFVIPALVWDSDQRGFHDKIAGTVLIRA from the coding sequence ATGACCATCGCCCCGTCCCGGTTTCCGGGGGAGCGGCTGGGAATTCCCGAGCACGGTCGGGGTTCGGTGGCCCGCCCGGGCAGACGCATCGGTGCCCTCGCCATCGACTGGGCCATCGCCACGCTCATCTCCTACGCGTTCTTCTCCGGCCAGTCCTGGCTGACGCTGAACTCGTGGGCGACGTCGAGTATTTTTGTCGCAATGCAGATCGTGTTCATTCCGACCATCGGGGGCGGCATCGGCCATCGTCTCGTCGGACTGCGCGTTATTGCGCTGCGCGGGGGATGGGTCGGCCTGTGGCGCCCCATCGTGCGCAGCATCCTGCTGGGATTCGTGATCCCTGCGCTGGTCTGGGACTCCGATCAGCGCGGCTTTCACGACAAGATCGCCGGAACCGTACTGATCCGCGCCTAG
- a CDS encoding DUF4191 domain-containing protein — translation MARSKDSSATKEPGRIKQMWQVFQMTRRYDKRAIWYIGGGFALPVIVGIIVSLLFSEGSIFTLVLWIVAGVMAGILVALIILGRRAEKAAYSQIEGQAGAVGAVLRSSLKRGWRGSEMPIAVNGKTQDAIYRAVGRGGVVLISEGPRSRTTRMVDEERRRVSKVLPNVPLTTLSVGPDADSVPLHKVSRRLAKIKPLLTKAEVLAISNRLESLTSNQLPIPKGIDPRKVRAKRA, via the coding sequence ATGGCACGCAGCAAGGATTCCTCCGCGACGAAAGAACCCGGCCGCATCAAGCAGATGTGGCAGGTGTTCCAGATGACACGCCGCTACGACAAGCGGGCGATCTGGTACATCGGTGGTGGCTTCGCACTGCCCGTCATCGTCGGCATCATCGTGTCGCTGCTGTTCTCCGAGGGCAGCATCTTCACTCTGGTGCTGTGGATCGTCGCCGGCGTGATGGCCGGCATCCTGGTGGCGCTCATCATTCTGGGACGTCGCGCCGAGAAGGCCGCATACTCCCAGATCGAAGGGCAGGCGGGTGCTGTGGGCGCCGTGCTGCGCAGCTCGCTCAAACGTGGCTGGCGTGGCAGCGAGATGCCCATCGCGGTCAACGGCAAGACGCAGGATGCGATCTACCGCGCCGTCGGTCGTGGAGGCGTCGTGCTGATCAGCGAGGGTCCGCGCAGCCGCACGACGCGCATGGTCGACGAGGAGCGTCGCCGCGTCTCCAAGGTGCTGCCCAATGTGCCCCTGACGACGCTGAGCGTCGGGCCGGATGCCGACTCCGTGCCCTTGCACAAGGTCTCGCGCCGTCTCGCCAAGATCAAGCCGCTTCTCACCAAGGCAGAGGTGCTGGCGATCAGCAACCGGCTCGAGTCGCTCACCAGCAACCAGTTGCCGATTCCCAAGGGCATCGACCCGCGCAAGGTGCGGGCCAAGCGCGCCTAG
- the lipA gene encoding lipoyl synthase: MSAAPEGRRMLRLEIRNAETPIERKPEWIKTRARMGPEYQQLQQLVKDENLHTVCQEAGCPNIYECWEDREATFLIGGSQCTRRCDFCQIDTGKPADYDTDEPRRVAESVVSMKLRYATVTGVARDDLHDEGAWLHAETVRQIHAQAPGTGVEILATDFSGNPDLLGEVFSARPEVFAHNVETVPRLFKRIRPAFSYERSLNVLTQARAAGLITKSNLILGMGEERAEIGQALQHLHDAGCDIITVTQYLRPSPRHLPVARWLHPEEFLDIKAEAESIGFLGVLAGPLVRSSYRAGRLWAQSMQAKGREIPEALRPLADASLGFAQAVS, from the coding sequence GTGAGCGCGGCACCCGAGGGGCGCCGCATGCTGCGCCTCGAGATCCGCAACGCGGAGACGCCCATCGAGCGCAAGCCCGAGTGGATCAAGACCCGGGCCCGCATGGGCCCCGAGTACCAGCAGTTGCAGCAGCTCGTGAAGGACGAGAATCTGCACACCGTGTGCCAGGAGGCCGGCTGCCCCAACATCTACGAGTGCTGGGAGGATCGCGAGGCGACCTTCCTCATCGGCGGCTCGCAGTGCACCCGCCGTTGCGACTTCTGCCAGATCGACACCGGAAAGCCCGCCGACTATGACACCGACGAGCCGCGCCGGGTGGCCGAGTCGGTCGTGTCGATGAAGCTGCGCTACGCCACCGTAACCGGTGTGGCCCGCGACGACCTGCACGACGAAGGCGCGTGGCTGCATGCAGAGACCGTTCGGCAGATTCACGCGCAGGCACCGGGAACGGGCGTGGAGATTCTCGCAACCGACTTCTCTGGCAACCCGGATCTGCTCGGTGAGGTGTTCTCGGCGCGTCCCGAAGTCTTCGCGCACAACGTGGAGACCGTACCTCGCCTCTTCAAGCGCATCCGTCCGGCGTTCAGCTATGAGCGTTCGCTGAACGTGCTCACTCAGGCGCGCGCAGCGGGCCTCATCACCAAGTCCAACCTGATCCTGGGCATGGGCGAGGAGCGTGCCGAGATCGGCCAGGCTTTGCAGCACCTGCACGACGCCGGATGCGACATCATCACCGTCACGCAGTATCTGCGCCCCTCACCGCGCCATCTTCCGGTGGCCCGGTGGTTGCATCCCGAGGAATTCCTGGACATCAAGGCCGAGGCCGAGTCCATCGGCTTTCTCGGAGTTCTCGCCGGCCCGCTCGTGCGGTCGTCGTATCGCGCCGGCCGACTCTGGGCGCAATCGATGCAGGCCAAGGGCCGCGAGATACCCGAGGCTCTGCGCCCGCTTGCGGATGCCTCGCTCGGCTTCGCGCAGGCTGTCTCCTGA
- the lipB gene encoding lipoyl(octanoyl) transferase LipB → MTDFVVAGLSANSVPYNEALDQQRALHAAVVSGLAPDTVILLEHPSVYTAGKRTEDSERPTDGTPVIDVDRGGKITWHGPGQLIGYPIVRLPEPVDVVGYVRTLEGILIDVLAELGVGGVRVAGRSGVWIVGGERDEKIAAIGIRVASGVTTHGFALNCSNDFEAYEKIVACGIPDAGITSISRVLGRTVTPAEVAPLVEARFTEVWEAVA, encoded by the coding sequence GTGACCGACTTTGTCGTCGCGGGGCTAAGCGCCAACTCCGTGCCGTATAACGAGGCTCTGGACCAGCAGCGTGCACTGCACGCTGCCGTGGTTTCAGGGCTGGCGCCCGATACCGTCATTCTCCTTGAGCACCCCTCCGTGTACACGGCGGGTAAACGCACCGAGGACTCCGAGAGACCCACGGATGGTACTCCCGTCATCGACGTGGACCGCGGGGGCAAGATCACCTGGCACGGTCCAGGCCAGCTCATCGGATATCCGATCGTGCGCCTGCCGGAGCCGGTGGATGTGGTCGGCTACGTGCGCACCCTCGAGGGAATCCTCATCGACGTGCTCGCCGAACTCGGCGTCGGCGGCGTGCGGGTGGCAGGGCGATCAGGGGTGTGGATCGTGGGAGGCGAGCGCGACGAGAAGATCGCCGCCATCGGCATCCGGGTCGCCTCCGGTGTCACCACGCACGGATTCGCCCTGAACTGTTCTAACGACTTCGAGGCGTACGAGAAGATCGTCGCCTGCGGCATCCCGGATGCCGGAATCACCTCGATCAGCCGCGTTCTGGGCCGCACCGTCACCCCGGCCGAGGTGGCCCCGCTCGTCGAGGCGCGCTTCACCGAGGTGTGGGAGGCCGTCGCGTGA
- a CDS encoding protein kinase domain-containing protein, with the protein MRRRARGDARHASASSAAPSTDSFIGPDRMTGPDAAVDWQWLAGYRIVRKLGQGSRAAVYLGHAGTAPGHARTVETTVAVKVFEPHVNRESVDLEIEALTAVSSGASARLSAGSAHIVRLLDVSMSALRPRCLVLERLGGGSLAALLGRAQPLSAGMAVTVLVSVVRALEQLHRAGFAQDRIAPAGVIIDGTGRPVLVGLGHLRRLPTQSDAAAAERLADYARFALLVTRVFDAVGDALARDRGEKIADWLAALPSSDGSENRRSAEEIPAEIEDRLFAVARPRALTAHPSAERNHDPGAAHESARGDDGEQRAADTLRRKARAHRGRRAAVIVAQGEAEKGAGDAAPRETLSRSLRRFVGATVEAVVAEGVIRHVRARLGAVLRARRRPLIVGGGIGGVLLVLVLALTPPGAAVDNAAANESHGKSHGEPRSSSSPASSADPRATARADPQTAAIAAGDPVAATEALLTRRGACLRTVSLACLDGVDQIASPILDADQSLIGRLVNDSDASPGQDYADFTVSLIQRSGGSALIALAPPVGGSGTQSGTETPKPASALVIEGETGWRLREILTN; encoded by the coding sequence ATGAGACGACGAGCCAGAGGCGATGCGCGACACGCGAGCGCGTCCTCGGCAGCGCCCTCGACTGATTCATTCATCGGGCCCGACCGCATGACCGGCCCGGATGCCGCCGTCGACTGGCAATGGCTCGCCGGCTATCGCATCGTGCGCAAACTCGGGCAAGGCAGCAGGGCTGCCGTGTACCTCGGGCATGCGGGCACCGCACCGGGCCATGCACGCACTGTCGAGACAACCGTGGCGGTGAAGGTCTTCGAGCCGCACGTGAACCGCGAAAGCGTCGATCTCGAGATCGAGGCGCTGACCGCGGTCTCCTCGGGGGCATCCGCACGTCTGAGCGCGGGTTCCGCACACATTGTGCGGCTGCTCGATGTCTCGATGTCCGCGTTGCGACCGCGGTGCCTCGTGCTCGAAAGGCTGGGCGGCGGCTCGCTCGCCGCACTTCTGGGGCGAGCACAGCCGTTGAGTGCGGGCATGGCCGTCACGGTGCTCGTTTCGGTCGTCCGCGCATTGGAGCAGCTGCACCGTGCGGGTTTCGCACAGGACAGGATCGCCCCGGCAGGCGTGATCATCGATGGCACCGGTCGCCCCGTGCTCGTCGGACTCGGCCATCTTCGCCGCCTTCCCACCCAGTCGGATGCTGCTGCCGCAGAACGCCTGGCCGACTACGCCAGGTTCGCCCTGCTCGTCACCCGGGTGTTCGACGCCGTCGGTGATGCGTTGGCGCGCGATCGCGGCGAGAAGATCGCAGACTGGCTGGCAGCGCTGCCCAGTTCAGATGGCAGCGAGAATCGTCGGAGCGCCGAGGAGATACCTGCTGAGATCGAGGATCGGCTGTTCGCGGTGGCCCGGCCCCGTGCGCTCACCGCTCACCCGAGCGCGGAGCGCAATCACGATCCTGGGGCCGCACACGAATCGGCACGTGGCGACGATGGCGAGCAGAGAGCGGCCGACACGCTACGTCGGAAGGCCCGTGCCCACCGTGGCCGCCGTGCTGCCGTGATCGTGGCACAGGGCGAGGCCGAGAAGGGAGCAGGCGATGCGGCGCCGCGAGAGACGCTCTCACGGTCGCTGAGACGATTCGTTGGCGCTACGGTCGAGGCCGTGGTCGCGGAAGGCGTGATCCGGCACGTGCGTGCGCGGCTCGGCGCGGTGCTGCGCGCTCGGCGACGCCCGCTCATCGTCGGTGGTGGCATTGGGGGAGTGCTGCTCGTACTCGTTCTCGCCCTGACGCCACCGGGTGCTGCAGTCGACAACGCTGCGGCCAACGAATCGCACGGGAAATCGCACGGCGAGCCGCGTTCCAGCTCAAGCCCGGCTTCGTCCGCAGACCCCCGCGCGACCGCGCGCGCCGACCCACAGACCGCGGCCATTGCCGCCGGCGACCCCGTTGCCGCAACGGAGGCCTTGCTCACGCGGCGAGGTGCGTGCCTGCGTACCGTCTCACTCGCCTGTCTGGACGGCGTCGACCAGATCGCGTCGCCGATCCTCGACGCGGACCAGAGCCTGATCGGCCGTCTCGTCAACGACTCCGACGCGTCGCCGGGGCAGGATTATGCCGACTTCACGGTTTCGCTCATCCAGCGCAGTGGCGGGTCTGCGCTGATAGCGCTCGCGCCACCAGTCGGCGGCTCGGGTACGCAGTCCGGCACAGAAACGCCGAAGCCGGCCTCTGCCCTCGTGATCGAGGGCGAGACCGGCTGGCGGTTACGAGAGATCTTGACGAACTGA
- the sucB gene encoding 2-oxoglutarate dehydrogenase, E2 component, dihydrolipoamide succinyltransferase: MSESVSLPALGESVTEGTVTRWLKNVGDRVEVDEPLLEVSTDKVDTEIPSPIAGVVEEILVQEDETVEVGAILAKIGDGSAQGGEPEAPAAEAAPAEPAPAEAAPAADVAAPAEPETAPAAETAPEAPSTEVAEEAEAPAAAAPVVPPAPASPEPAPAAEQQPAAPVAPAPVAAPPAAPAPAATPESAEEPARAPSHSSGAGYVTPIVRKLANEQGVDLSTVTGTGVGGRIRKEDILSAQAPAEAAPQTTAPAAAPAAPLEVSPLRGTTQPMSRLRKVVAERAVISMQSSAQLTTVVEVDVTAVAALRTRVKDDFLAKTGAKLSFLPFFTLAAAEALKAYPVVNATIDGDTIVYPDHENVSMAVDTERGLLTPVIRDASSLDIAGLAKEIADLAERTRDNKLKPDELSGGTFTVTNTGSRGALFDTPVVFLPQVAILGTGVVTKRPVVVSVDGSDAIAIRSTVYLALSYDHRIVDGADAARFLGAVKARLEAADFEANLGI, translated from the coding sequence ATGAGCGAATCCGTCAGCCTCCCGGCACTCGGCGAGAGTGTAACGGAAGGCACGGTCACCCGCTGGCTGAAGAACGTTGGCGACCGGGTGGAGGTCGACGAGCCGCTGCTGGAGGTCTCGACCGACAAGGTCGACACCGAGATTCCGTCGCCCATCGCGGGCGTCGTCGAGGAGATCCTCGTGCAGGAGGACGAGACCGTCGAGGTCGGCGCCATCCTGGCGAAGATCGGTGACGGATCCGCCCAGGGTGGTGAGCCGGAGGCTCCCGCAGCGGAGGCCGCTCCTGCTGAACCGGCGCCCGCCGAGGCCGCACCCGCTGCCGACGTTGCCGCTCCTGCGGAGCCAGAGACCGCGCCTGCCGCTGAGACTGCCCCCGAGGCGCCATCGACCGAGGTTGCCGAAGAGGCTGAGGCTCCTGCCGCGGCAGCTCCCGTGGTTCCCCCGGCGCCCGCGTCGCCAGAACCGGCTCCCGCTGCCGAGCAGCAGCCCGCCGCTCCTGTTGCTCCGGCACCGGTCGCGGCGCCCCCTGCTGCTCCTGCGCCCGCTGCTACTCCTGAGTCTGCCGAGGAGCCGGCTCGCGCGCCATCGCACTCCAGCGGCGCCGGTTACGTCACCCCTATCGTGCGTAAGCTCGCGAACGAGCAGGGCGTCGACCTCTCCACGGTCACGGGTACCGGAGTCGGCGGTCGCATTCGCAAGGAAGACATCCTGAGCGCCCAGGCTCCCGCCGAGGCTGCGCCGCAGACGACCGCCCCGGCTGCCGCACCAGCAGCGCCGCTCGAGGTTTCGCCGTTGCGTGGCACCACCCAGCCCATGTCACGACTGCGCAAGGTCGTTGCGGAGCGTGCGGTCATTTCGATGCAGTCGTCCGCGCAGCTCACCACCGTCGTCGAGGTGGATGTCACCGCCGTTGCCGCGCTGCGCACTCGGGTGAAGGATGACTTCCTCGCCAAGACGGGTGCGAAGCTCTCCTTCCTCCCGTTCTTCACGCTGGCCGCCGCAGAGGCACTCAAGGCATACCCGGTGGTCAACGCGACCATTGACGGTGACACCATCGTCTACCCGGACCACGAGAATGTCAGCATGGCAGTGGACACCGAGCGTGGCCTGTTGACGCCGGTCATCCGTGATGCGTCGTCACTGGACATCGCCGGGTTGGCGAAGGAGATCGCCGATCTCGCCGAGCGCACGCGCGACAACAAGCTCAAGCCCGACGAGCTGTCCGGTGGAACGTTCACCGTGACCAACACGGGTTCACGAGGCGCGCTGTTCGACACGCCCGTCGTGTTCCTCCCGCAGGTCGCCATTCTCGGCACCGGCGTGGTCACGAAGCGCCCGGTTGTCGTCTCGGTCGACGGCTCGGATGCCATTGCGATTCGCTCCACGGTCTATCTGGCGCTGTCGTACGATCACCGCATCGTCGACGGTGCAGATGCCGCGCGCTTCCTCGGCGCCGTCAAGGCGCGGCTCGAGGCCGCGGACTTCGAGGCGAACCTCGGTATCTAG